A single Phoenix dactylifera cultivar Barhee BC4 chromosome 1, palm_55x_up_171113_PBpolish2nd_filt_p, whole genome shotgun sequence DNA region contains:
- the LOC103720120 gene encoding protein transport protein SEC23, which produces MDTTSPPPHPGYTAAVASPSTPTPRPERRPTPPAFSSPVTTRFSPQRPPYEQPPLSSSRTPSSLSSGDGAQTGSSPVPQFSNPPGPPIFSSPLRPAAVPFRTSPATPQPVPFSSGSSLPTSSPPLYSNGSYELPVHHAAGVDDSSFESPYVLFSAHKVLKHKKLANVPSLGFGALVSPGREIAPGPEVVQRDPHRCQTCGAYANLYSEILIGSGQWQCVICKKLNSSDGEYIASSKEDIRHWPELSSSAIDYVHTGNKRPGYIPVSDSRTTAPIFLVIDECLDEAHLQHLQGSLHAFVDSLPPTTRIGIITYGRTVSVYDFSEGSMASADVLPGDKSPSQESIKALIYGTGVYLSPIHASLPVAHTIFSSLRPYKLKLPEVSRDRCLGTAVEVALAIIQGPSAEMSRGIIKRPGGNCRILVCAGGPNTYGPGSVPHSFNHPNYAYMERKAMKWMEHLGQEAHRHDTIVDILCAGTCPVRIPILQPLAKSSGGVLILHDDFGEAFGVNLQRASIRAAGSHGLFEIRCSDDILVTQVIGPGEEAPTDVHETFKNDSSFSIQMHSVEETQTFTLSMETKGDIKNDYVYFQFVVRYSNVYQADISRVITVRLRTVDSVSAYLGSIQEDVAAVLIAKRTLLHARTASDAVDMRLTVDERVKDIAVKFGSQLPKSKLYRFPKELSSLPENLFHLRRGPLLGNIVGHEDERSVLRNLFLNASFDLSLRMLAPRCLMHREGGTFEELPAYDLAMQSNAAVVLDHGTDVFIWLGAELTAQEGKSAAALAACRTLAEELTENRFPAPRILAFKEGSSQARYFVSRLIPAHKDPPYEQEARFPQLRTLTPEQRTKLKSSFLHFDDYSFCEWMRSLKLVPPEPS; this is translated from the exons ATGGATACGACCTCACCGCCACCTCATCCAGGATATACTGCTGCAGTTGCTTCCCCAAGCACACCCACACCTCGTCCTGAAAGGCGACCGACCCCGCCTGCTTTCTCTTCTCCAGTAACAACTAGATTTTCTCCTCAGAGACCACCATATGAGCAGCCCCCTCTGTCTTCATCCAGAACACCGAGCTCGCTGTCATCTGGAGATGGAGCTCAGACTGGTAGCAGTCCTGTTCCCCAGTTCAGTAATCCTCCTGGCCCGCCCATCTTCTCTTCACCACTACGTCCAGCAGCTGTGCCTTTCCGGACATCACCGGCGACTCCTCAGCCAGTGCCTTTCTCTTCGGGCTCTTCTTTGCCCACATCGTCTCCACCGCTTTATTCTAATGGATCCTATGAGTTGCCTGTGCACCACGCTGCTGGGGTTGATGACTCCAGTTTTGAATCGCCATATGTACTCTTTTCTGCCCACAAG GTGTTGAAACACAAGAAGCTAGCAAATGTTCCGAGTCTGGGATTTGGAGCATTGGTCTCGCCTGGGAGGGAGATTGCACCTGGTCCTGAGGTAGTACAACGTGACCCACACCGTTGCCAAACCTGTGGAGCTTATGCAAACCTTTATTCCGAGATTTTAATTGGTTCGGGGCAGTGGCAATGTGTAATTTGTAAGAAACTAAATAGCAGTGATGGGGAATATATAGCCTCAAGTAAGGAAGACATTCGACACTGGCCGGAACTTTCATCCTCAGCAATTGATTATGTTCACACTGGAAATAAACGGCCTGGTTATATTCCTGTTTCTGACTCACGAACGACTGCACCTATTTTTCTAGTCATAGATGAATGCCTGGATGAAGCACACCTCCAGCATCTGCAAGGATCTTTGCATGCTTTTGTTGATTCCCTCCCCCCCACTACGAGAATTGGTATCATTACTTATGGACGAACAGTGTCAGTTTATGACTTTTCAGAGGGTTCAATGGCATCAGCTGATGTGCTTCCAGGTGACAAATCACCTTCCCAAGAATCTATAAAAGCACTAATTTATGGGACTGGTGTTTACCTGTCACCTATACATGCCTCGCTTCCTGTTGCACACACCATATTTTCATCTCTGAGACCATACAAGCTTAAATTGCCTGAAGTATCCAGGGATCGATGCCTTGGTACAGCAGTGGAGGTTGCCCTAGCAATAATTCAAGGGCCATCAGCAGAAATGTCTCGAGGAATTATTAAAAGGCCAGGAGGCAATTGCAGAATTTTGGTATGTGCTGGTGGTCCGAATACCTATGGCCCTGGATCGGTTCCTCACTCGTTTAATCATCCTAATTATGCATACATGGAGAGGAAAGCTATGAAGTGGATGGAACATCTTGGTCAGGAGGCGCATAGGCATGACACTATAGTTGATATTCTCTGTGCTGGAACATGTCCAGTGAGAATTCCTATTCTGCAACCACTCGCAAAAAGTTCTGGTGGCGTGCTGATACTTCATGATGACTTTGGCGAGGCATTTGGGGTTAATTTACAGAGAGCATCTATTAGGGCTGCTGGTTCCCATGGATTATTTGAGATACGCTGTTCAGATGATATTCTTGTGACCCAGGTCATTGGACCAGGTGAAGAAGCACCAActgatgttcatgaaacatTCAAGAATGACTCTTCTTTTTCAATTCAAATGCACAGTGTTGAAGAAACTCAGACCTTTACCCTATCCATGGAAACAAAAGGCGACATTAAGAATGACTATGTTTACTTCCAATTTGTTGTTCGTTATTCAAATGTATATCAAGCAGACATTTCTAGAGTGATTACTGTGAGGCTTCGTACTGTGGATAGTGTATCTGCATATCTAGGAAGCATCCAGGAAGATGTGGCTGCAGTTCTTATTGCCAAGAGGACTCTCTTGCATGCCAGAACTGCTTCTGATGCAGTCGATATGAGACTTACAGTAGATGAGAGAGTTAAGGACATTGCTGTAAAATTTGGGTCTCAGCTACCGAAATCAAAGCTATACCGGTTCCCAAAGGAGCTATCATCACTTCCTGAGAACTTATTCCATCTAAGAAGGGGACCACTCTTAGGAAATATTGTTGGTCATGAAGATGAAAGATCTGTCTTGAGAAATTTGTTCTTGAATGCATCATTTGATTTGTCTCTTCGTATGTTGGCACCGCGTTGTCTAATGCATCGTGAAGGTGGCACATTTGAGGAGCTGCCAGCATATGATCTTGCTATGCAGTCTAATGCTGCAGTTGTGCTTGACCATGGAACGGATGTTTTCATATGGTTG GGTGCTGAGCTTACAGCTCAAGAAGGAAAAAGTGCTGCAGCTTTAGCCGCATGCAGAACATTGGCAGAGGAACTCACTGAAAACCGCTTTCCGGCTCCTCGCATCCTTGCATTCAAA GAGGGGAGCTCTCAGGCAAGATACTTCGTCTCTCGGCTGATACCAGCGCACAAGGATCCTCCTTATGAGCAG GAGGCAAGGTTCCCTCAGCTGCGGACATTAACTCCAGAACAGAGGACGAAGTTAAAGAGCAGCTTCCTTCACTTTGATGACTATAGCTTTTGTGAGTGGATGCGTAGCCTGAAATTGGTGCCCCCTGAACCAAGCTAA